From the Solea senegalensis isolate Sse05_10M linkage group LG16, IFAPA_SoseM_1, whole genome shotgun sequence genome, one window contains:
- the zgc:193593 gene encoding uncharacterized protein zgc:193593, with amino-acid sequence MFPRLPRLTPGYIRLLQTQAYHNVSAAPPAERTMPGMALLLGAVGIGMCGYSSRQLALYHRPSARVLQWVGTHTEATMAGTAAHKTPFLDVTRQANACHEIPPPSFVGQKEIMCGSRLDLGWPATAVDSQKLHFCTSKPVAILAHRTSVAPCAL; translated from the exons ATGTTCCCAAGGCTCCCAAGACTGACCCCAGGCTACATCAGGCTGCTGCAG ACCCAGGCCTATCATAACGTGTCTGCAGCGCCTCCAGCTGAGAGGACCATGCCGGGTATGGCTTTGCTGCTGGGCGCCGTGGGGATCGGGATGTGTGGCTACAGCTCCAGGCAGTTGGCCCTCTACCACCGGCCCTCTGCCCGTGTGCTACAGTGGGTTGGCACGCACACTGAAGCCACCATGGCGGGCACAGCGGCCCACAAGACCCCATTCCTGGATGTGACTCGCCAGGCTAATGCCTGTCACGAGATCCCTCCCCCGTCCTTTGTTGGCCAGAAAGAAATAATGTGCGGTTCTAGATTGGATTTAGGTTGGCCAGCAACAGCTGTTGATTCTCAGAAACTGCACTTTTGCACGTCCAAGCCTGTAGCTATACTGGCCCATCGCACCAGTGTGGCCCCATGTGCTCTCTGA
- the LOC122782498 gene encoding glutamate-rich protein 1, which translates to MTPRKEVFKSKVLQKLYPAAPTLEKKPSPPRIVEGLAKKTHVRKKAFQCDTTTGQTQGAAVPSPRIYTVLPPPEDYKKHLGKPVPIPQLESINTARNPADGSVHDVNEELKQDEALKRNGRRWKRKPSGQGGAPGGSESGAGQNPTEAVVEAGEHVSRNKKRKLKKKRHKEKLISMGVMPRAAALVFTYEKAGEEEEEEKRAAEVSDFLRTTLETYVSDSHPHVDKLRLLPGTVENLLSRISSGCKPNTALVQLYNLKACVQQKEVDKLGKALKELPDSSCMSAEETAAVASLFQYWITDILPMQGDETTRLSTAHP; encoded by the exons ATGACGCCCAGGAAAGAAG TATTCAAGTCAAAAGTCCTGCAGAAGTTGTATCCGGCAGCTCCCACATTGGAGAAGAAACCCAGCCCTCCTCGGATCGTAGAGGGCTTAGCCAAGAAAACGCATGTTAGAAAAAAAGCCTTTCAATGTGACACTACGACAG GACAGACACAAGGTGCAGCCGTTCCCAGTCCACGGATATACACGGTCTTACCTCCTCCTGAAGACTACAAGAAACATTTGGGGAAACCTGTTCCAATCCCTCAACTAGAAAGTATAAATACTGCCAGAAATCCAGCTG ACGGCAGCGTGCATGACGTCAATGAAGAACTAAAGCAAGATGAAGCGCTGAAAAGAAACGGGAGAAGATGGAAAAGAAAACCATCGGGGCAAGGTGGTGCACCTGGAGGGAGCGAGTCCGGTGCAGGTCAGAATCCGACTGAAGCTGTGGTGGAGGCAGGAGAACACGTGAGCAGGAACAAGAAGAGGAAGCTGAAGAAGAAACGGCACAAAGAGAAGCTGATCTCCATGGGTGTGATGCCCCGAGCTGCTGCCCTCGTGTTTACGTACGAGAaagctggagaggaggaggaggaggagaagagagctGCTGAGGTGTCGGACTTCCTTAGGACAACACTGGAGACCTATGTGTCAGATT CCCATCCGCACGTAGACAAGCTTCGTCTCCTGCCCGGCACAGTGGAAAACCTCCTGAGCCGCATATCCAGCGGCTGTAAACCTAACACTGCCCTGGTGCAGCTCTATAATCTCAAGGCCTGTGTTCAACAGAAGGAGGTGGACAAACTGGGAAAGGCACTGAAGGAGCTCCCTGACTCCTCGTGTATGTCTGCAG AGGAAACGGCTGCAGTCGCTTCACTGTTCCAATACTGGATCACAGACATTCTTCCCATGCAGGGAGACGAGACGACGAGGCTGTCTACCGCACACCCATGA